The Planktothrix sp. FACHB-1365 genomic sequence TTTTTATCCTGATGATGGAACAGATTTAGAAACCTTAGTTAATAAAGCTGATGCAGCCATGTATAGGGGCAAACATCAAGGAAAAAACCGCTATGAATTTGCTTCAACCGAGGAAAGCGTAACTAACAGTCATTTCTCCTCCACTGATCACTGATAACTGATAACTGATAACTGATAACTGATTAAAGATGGTTGGCTTTACGGGTTTCTAACCACATGGGGATAACGAACCAAGCCACCACTAAAATTAGAGCCAGAATTGCAAATTGGGCAACCCAAGCGACTAATTTTTCTAAGGAGATAATATTTCCGACGAAATAGGATAAACTGACCATCACCGATGCCCAAACGGTCGCTCCCGCAGAATTACAAAGAAAGAATTTCCAGTAGGGCATTTGGGCAATTCCGGCTAAAGGGCCAGCAAAAATCCGTAAGAGGGCGACAAATCGACCGAGAAAAACAGCCCGGGCTGCATTTTGGCGAAATTGTTCTTTGACCTCATGCAGTTGTTCTTCGCGAATCCGAAATAAGTTACCGAGACGCAATAGCAATGGCCACCCGCCCCATTTGCCCAGCCAGTAGCCAAAATTATCGCCTAAAATTGCCCCAGCAATGGCACTACCGAGGACAAACCAATAATTCAATTCACCACTCCCCGCCAGAAACCCACCCACGAGGGTAATGGTTTCTCCTGGGAGCGGAATGCCCGCATTTTCTAAGGCTATTCCGACAAACACAGCCCAGTAGCCGTATTGATGAGCAATTTCTCGAATTGTTTCTAAGGATACAAACTCAAAAGACATTCAATGCTGCCTTTATATTTTTTTGCAAAGCTTTATACTTCTCTATATATCTTGACGTGTTTTTCCGAATTGTGTCAATCTTCATTGGGTTGAGGAACACAACAAATTAGGTTCAGTCGATCAAACCTCAGTTAGATGTCCCACGAAAGGGGATCGTTGGCAAAATCCTAGGAACTGGATCTGAGTCAATGTCAAGACTTCTGTGAAAAATCCAGAATTGCTGTAATTCCCAGTATACCTGGATGTGAGTCCCTCTCGTTTCTCTCTTTCAATTGTAGCTAAGTTAAGATGAAATAAAGTTTAATTCATCCTAAATGGCTATAAATCCCTCTTTGGACAGACCAAAAACCCTCAACAGTTCAATTATTATAGGTGTTTCATCTTGTTTTTTGAGGATGATGAGTCTCAACTGTTTTAACGTTGGTCTGAACAATTCTATTGTTGGGTGGAAGGGTGA encodes the following:
- a CDS encoding DedA family protein, whose protein sequence is MSFEFVSLETIREIAHQYGYWAVFVGIALENAGIPLPGETITLVGGFLAGSGELNYWFVLGSAIAGAILGDNFGYWLGKWGGWPLLLRLGNLFRIREEQLHEVKEQFRQNAARAVFLGRFVALLRIFAGPLAGIAQMPYWKFFLCNSAGATVWASVMVSLSYFVGNIISLEKLVAWVAQFAILALILVVAWFVIPMWLETRKANHL